The following are encoded together in the Coffea arabica cultivar ET-39 chromosome 1c, Coffea Arabica ET-39 HiFi, whole genome shotgun sequence genome:
- the LOC113740198 gene encoding receptor-like protein EIX1, translated as MTIGGSTHFSVFLLVAIIFLCSSSKTLNATCYASEKQALMDFKKDLKDPYGRLSSWIHDVDCCKWDGVVCSNRSGRVIQLHLQSPAREIDVVGDEVLADPKSPLSGKISHSLQNLTHLHYLDLSLNNFSGIPIPSFIGSLRSLRYLNLSGAGFQGMVPYQLGNLSSLRTLSVRREVWQPPTLRADNWQWLAGLFNLEHLDMSGVNLRLASNWLELINTIPSLVEIHLSSCQLDLISHHIGRDTFVFHANFSSLTVLDLSGNFLGPVVPRWIFGLTALASLDLSGNLFEGPLPRGSWNLTSLQHLDLSLNYLNGSLPNELVHLNNLISLNLRENDFDGFLEGIWNWSSLTSLDLSENNFATFLPSQLSTLTALISLDLHGNHFRGSIPRSIANISNLQYLDLSNNNLSSSLPSEVFTS; from the coding sequence ATGACCATCGGTGGATCAACCCATTTCTCTGTTTTCTTACTCGTCGCAATAATTTTTCTCTGTTCTTCCAGCAAAACTTTAAATGCAACTTGCTATGCAAGTGAGAAACAAGCTCTTATGGACTTCAAGAAAGACTTGAAAGATCCCTATGGCAGACTCTCGTCTTGGATTCACGACGTTGATTGCTGCAAATGGGACGGAGTTGTTTGTAGCAACCGAAGTGGCCGCGTGATTCAACTTCACCTTCAGAGTCCTGCTCGTGAAATTGATGTCGTTGGTGATGAGGTGTTGGCTGATCCTAAATCACCATTAAGCGGTAAAATCAGTCATTCGTTACAAAATTTGACTCACTTGCATTACCTTGATCTAAGTCTAAATAATTTCAGTGGAATTCCAATTCCCAGTTTTATTGGGTCTCTCAGAAGTCTAAGGTACCTGAATTTATCTGGAGCTGGATTTCAAGGAATGGTTCCCTATCAGCTTGGAAACCTGTCAAGTTTACGCACTTTAAGTGTTCGCCGAGAAGTCTGGCAGCCTCCTACCCTCCGAGCTGACAACTGGCAATGGTTGGCTGGTCTCTTTAATCTGGAGCACCTAGATATGAGTGGCGTGAACCTTCGTCTAGCGTCTAATTGGCTAGAGTTGATTAACACGATCCCTTCTTTGGTAGAGATACATCTGTCATCTTGTCAActtgatttaatttctcatcATATTGGCAGAGATACATTTGTCTTCCATGCCAACTTTTCTTCTCTTACTGTCCTAGAtctttctggaaattttcttggACCCGTCGTACCTAGATGGATATTCGGTCTTACTGCCCTTGCTTCCCTTGATTTAAGTGGGAACTTGTTTGAAGGCCCATTGCCCAGAGGTTCTTGGAACTTGACTTCCCTCCAACACTTGGATCTTTCTTTGAACTATCTGAATGGTTCGCTACCAAACGAGCTTGTTCATCTTAACAATCTCATTTCTCTCAACCTTAGGGAGAATGATTTCGACGGCTTCTTGGAAGGAATTTGGAATTGGAGCTCCCTTACATCTTTGGATCTGTCAGAGAATAACTTCGCTACCTTCCTCCCAAGCCAATTATCCACTTTAACTGCCCTAATTTCACTTGATCTTCACGGCAATCACTTTCGAGGTTCTATCCCAAGATCTATTGCCAACATTTCCAACCTTCA